One segment of Papaver somniferum cultivar HN1 unplaced genomic scaffold, ASM357369v1 unplaced-scaffold_137, whole genome shotgun sequence DNA contains the following:
- the LOC113334759 gene encoding spindle assembly checkpoint kinase-like isoform X1 yields MGDNPSPLEQQQQLLKKIQELEAGHAHLQDEITKLTLSARPGHRNNNQRSHSVSPQRSRFSRRGGDEERNRGDSGQWKMGSASFGHSPLQRVNSSNSISRRRPSAEFSNPNKGSETAVVSFSNKQYLNILQSMGQSVHIFEPNGRVIHWNQMAESLYGYSASEALGQDIRTLIVDSRDYDEANQIVERNSLGENWTGQFTVKNKQGERFLVLATNTPFYDDNGSLVGIISVSGDTPPFREVVFPSSERKVPEVSTRSSPTSNTGVDSQQPLQVMIASKISNLASRMTNKVRSKMKTSDNTLEYETRDANSNSQRFDRWEDPCSSGASSPRGDLSSTPFGGHSQGSLRSQEQPTGHSGDDGDGDGKIGIHRRITSKAEAWIGKKGISWPWRGIEQDGSVARTTRDITVLNDDQQKSSDTIVKPEIQVVGSNQFENEAPGSWSSSLNATSLSSVSTSGSNSSSGIHEVDRETCSLDYDILWEDLTIGEQIGQGSCGTVYHGLWCGSDVAVKVFSKIEYSGDLLRAFRQEVLLMKRLRHPNVLLFMGAVASPQHMCIVTEFLPRGSLFQFLQRSTQKLDWRRRVLMALDIARGMNYLHCCNPPIVHRDLKSSNLLVDKNWNVKVGDFGLSKLKHQTFLSTLTGKGTVHIISLKACSFHFLFTKLLNSIDFFLFFLFALIIQPQWMAPEVLRNERSDEKSDVYSYGVVLWEIATQKIPWDNFNSMQVIGAVGFMDQRPDIPKEMDPPWVSIIESCWHSDPKCRPTFQELLEMLKDLQRQYSVKAQASRVAQGHSTTLAPDI; encoded by the exons ATGGGTGACAATCCTTCACCACTAGAACAACAGCAACAACTCCTGAAGAAGATTCAGGAACTTGAAGCAGGACATGCCCATCTCCAAGATGAAATTACCAAATTGACTCTCTCTGCAAGACCAGGTCACAGGAACAACAATCAGAGGTCTCACTCTGTATCACCACAAAGATCCAGATTTTCAAGAAGAGGTGGTGATGAAGAAAGGAATAGGGGGGACTCTGGTCAATGGAAAATGGGTTCTGCTTCATTTGGACATTCTCCTTTACAGAGAGTCAATAGTAGTAATAGTATCAGTAGAAGAAGACCTAGTGCTGAGTTTTCAAATCCTAATAAAGGAAGTGAAACTGCTGTTGTTAGTTTTAGTAATAAACAGTATCTTAATATCTTGCAGTCCATGGGTCAATCTGTTCATATCTTTGAGCCTAATGGTCGCGTAATTCACTG GAATCAAATGGCTGAGAGCCTCTATGGTTATTCTGCATCAGAAGCGCTTGGTCAGGATATTCGCACTCTTATTGTTGATTCCAGAGACTATGATGAAGCTAATCAAATAGTGGAGAGGAATTCCTTAGGGGAGAATTGGACTGGACAGTTCACTGTCAAGAATAAACAAGGGGAAAGGTTTCTTGTCCTTGCAACCAATACGCCATTCTATGATGATAATGGTAGTTTGGTTGGGATTATTAGTGTATCTGGAGATACTCCGCCCTTTCGAGAGGTTGTATTCCCATCTTCTGAAAGAAAAGTTCCAGAAGTGTCTACCAGGAGTAGTCCAACTAGTAATACTGGTGTTGACTCTCAGCAACCTCTGCAAGTTATGATTGCCTCAAAGATTTCGAATCTG GCGTCCAGAATGACCAATAAAGTCCGATCGAAGATGAAGACGAGTGATAACACCTTAGAATATGAAACGCGTGATGCAAATTCAAATAGCCAACGTTTTGATCGTTGGGAGGATCCATGTTCCAGTGGAGCTAGCTCGCCTAGGGGAGACTTATCCTCAACTCCCTTTGGTGGTCATTCTCAGGGTTCTCTAAGATCCCAGGAACAGCCCACAGGACATTCTggtgatgatggtgatggtgatgggaaGATTGGGATCCACAGGAGAATAACCTCCAAGGCAGAGGCTTGGATTGGCAAGAAGGGGATATCCTGGCCATGGAGGGGAATTGAACAGGATGGCTCAGTAGCAAGGACTACACGTGATATTACGGTTTTGAATGATGATCAGCAGAAGAGTTCTGATACCATTGTAAAGCCGGAAATCCAGGTTGTAGGGAGTAATCAATTTGAAAATGAAGCCCCTGGTTCTTGGTCTTCTTCTCTGAATGCTACCAGCCTAAGCAGTGTAAGCACCAGTGGTAGTAACAGTAGCAGTGGTATTCATGAAGTTGATAGGGAAACATGTTCGTTGGATTATGATATTTTGTGGGAAGACTTAACGATTGGTGAACAAATAGGGCAAG GTTCATGCGGAACTGTGTATCATGGTCTTTGGTGTGGTTCG GATGTTGCAGTAAAGGTTTTTTCAAAGATCGAGTACTCGGGTGATTTGCTGCGTGCCTTTAGACAAGAG GTATTACTTATGAAGAGGCTGCGACATCCAAATGTGCTACTTTTTATGGGGGCAGTAGCATCACCTCAGCATATGTGCATTGTCACCGAGTTCCTGCCACG TGGAAGTTTATTTCAGTTCCTTCAAAGGAGCACCCAGAAATTAGATTGGAGGCGACGTGTTCTCATGGCCTTGGACATT GCACGGGGCATGAATTATCTTCATTGCTGCAACCCACCAATTGTCCACCGAGACTTGAAGTCGTCAAATCTATTGGTTGATAAAAACTGGAACGTTAAG GTCGGAGACTTTGGTCTCTCAAAACTCAAACATCAAACATTTCTCTCAACACTGACTGGAAAAGGAACGGTACATATCATATCCTTAAAGGCAtgctctttccattttctatttaCCAAGTTGCTCAactcaattgatttttttttattttttttatttgctttAATCATCCAGCCGCAGTGGATGGCTCCAGAGGTTCTCCGGAACGAGCGCTCAGATGAGAA GTCTGACGTATATAGCTATGGAGTAGTATTGTGGGAAATTGCCACGCAAAAGATTccttgggataacttcaactcaATGCAG GTAATTGGAGCTGTAGGCTTCATGGACCAACGACCTGACATCCCAAAAGAAATGGATCCACCATGGGTATCCATAATTGAGAGCTGTTGGCACAG TGACCCAAAATGCCGACCCACATTCCAGGAACTCCTAGAGATGTTAAAAGATCTGCAGAGACAGTATTCCGTTAAAGCCCAAGCATCCCGCGTTGCACAAGGTCATAGTACTACACTGGCACCAGATATTTGA
- the LOC113334759 gene encoding raf homolog serine/threonine-protein kinase Raf-like isoform X2, giving the protein MGDNPSPLEQQQQLLKKIQELEAGHAHLQDEITKLTLSARPGHRNNNQRSHSVSPQRSRFSRRGGDEERNRGDSGQWKMGSASFGHSPLQRVNSSNSISRRRPSAEFSNPNKGSETAVVSFSNKQYLNILQSMGQSVHIFEPNGRVIHWNQMAESLYGYSASEALGQDIRTLIVDSRDYDEANQIVERNSLGENWTGQFTVKNKQGERFLVLATNTPFYDDNGSLVGIISVSGDTPPFREVVFPSSERKVPEVSTRSSPTSNTGVDSQQPLQVMIASKISNLASRMTNKVRSKMKTSDNTLEYETRDANSNSQRFDRWEDPCSSGASSPRGDLSSTPFGGHSQGSLRSQEQPTGHSGDDGDGDGKIGIHRRITSKAEAWIGKKGISWPWRGIEQDGSVARTTRDITVLNDDQQKSSDTIVKPEIQVVGSNQFENEAPGSWSSSLNATSLSSVSTSGSNSSSGIHEVDRETCSLDYDILWEDLTIGEQIGQGSCGTVYHGLWCGSDVAVKVFSKIEYSGDLLRAFRQEVLLMKRLRHPNVLLFMGAVASPQHMCIVTEFLPRGSLFQFLQRSTQKLDWRRRVLMALDIARGMNYLHCCNPPIVHRDLKSSNLLVDKNWNVKVGDFGLSKLKHQTFLSTLTGKGTPQWMAPEVLRNERSDEKSDVYSYGVVLWEIATQKIPWDNFNSMQVIGAVGFMDQRPDIPKEMDPPWVSIIESCWHSDPKCRPTFQELLEMLKDLQRQYSVKAQASRVAQGHSTTLAPDI; this is encoded by the exons ATGGGTGACAATCCTTCACCACTAGAACAACAGCAACAACTCCTGAAGAAGATTCAGGAACTTGAAGCAGGACATGCCCATCTCCAAGATGAAATTACCAAATTGACTCTCTCTGCAAGACCAGGTCACAGGAACAACAATCAGAGGTCTCACTCTGTATCACCACAAAGATCCAGATTTTCAAGAAGAGGTGGTGATGAAGAAAGGAATAGGGGGGACTCTGGTCAATGGAAAATGGGTTCTGCTTCATTTGGACATTCTCCTTTACAGAGAGTCAATAGTAGTAATAGTATCAGTAGAAGAAGACCTAGTGCTGAGTTTTCAAATCCTAATAAAGGAAGTGAAACTGCTGTTGTTAGTTTTAGTAATAAACAGTATCTTAATATCTTGCAGTCCATGGGTCAATCTGTTCATATCTTTGAGCCTAATGGTCGCGTAATTCACTG GAATCAAATGGCTGAGAGCCTCTATGGTTATTCTGCATCAGAAGCGCTTGGTCAGGATATTCGCACTCTTATTGTTGATTCCAGAGACTATGATGAAGCTAATCAAATAGTGGAGAGGAATTCCTTAGGGGAGAATTGGACTGGACAGTTCACTGTCAAGAATAAACAAGGGGAAAGGTTTCTTGTCCTTGCAACCAATACGCCATTCTATGATGATAATGGTAGTTTGGTTGGGATTATTAGTGTATCTGGAGATACTCCGCCCTTTCGAGAGGTTGTATTCCCATCTTCTGAAAGAAAAGTTCCAGAAGTGTCTACCAGGAGTAGTCCAACTAGTAATACTGGTGTTGACTCTCAGCAACCTCTGCAAGTTATGATTGCCTCAAAGATTTCGAATCTG GCGTCCAGAATGACCAATAAAGTCCGATCGAAGATGAAGACGAGTGATAACACCTTAGAATATGAAACGCGTGATGCAAATTCAAATAGCCAACGTTTTGATCGTTGGGAGGATCCATGTTCCAGTGGAGCTAGCTCGCCTAGGGGAGACTTATCCTCAACTCCCTTTGGTGGTCATTCTCAGGGTTCTCTAAGATCCCAGGAACAGCCCACAGGACATTCTggtgatgatggtgatggtgatgggaaGATTGGGATCCACAGGAGAATAACCTCCAAGGCAGAGGCTTGGATTGGCAAGAAGGGGATATCCTGGCCATGGAGGGGAATTGAACAGGATGGCTCAGTAGCAAGGACTACACGTGATATTACGGTTTTGAATGATGATCAGCAGAAGAGTTCTGATACCATTGTAAAGCCGGAAATCCAGGTTGTAGGGAGTAATCAATTTGAAAATGAAGCCCCTGGTTCTTGGTCTTCTTCTCTGAATGCTACCAGCCTAAGCAGTGTAAGCACCAGTGGTAGTAACAGTAGCAGTGGTATTCATGAAGTTGATAGGGAAACATGTTCGTTGGATTATGATATTTTGTGGGAAGACTTAACGATTGGTGAACAAATAGGGCAAG GTTCATGCGGAACTGTGTATCATGGTCTTTGGTGTGGTTCG GATGTTGCAGTAAAGGTTTTTTCAAAGATCGAGTACTCGGGTGATTTGCTGCGTGCCTTTAGACAAGAG GTATTACTTATGAAGAGGCTGCGACATCCAAATGTGCTACTTTTTATGGGGGCAGTAGCATCACCTCAGCATATGTGCATTGTCACCGAGTTCCTGCCACG TGGAAGTTTATTTCAGTTCCTTCAAAGGAGCACCCAGAAATTAGATTGGAGGCGACGTGTTCTCATGGCCTTGGACATT GCACGGGGCATGAATTATCTTCATTGCTGCAACCCACCAATTGTCCACCGAGACTTGAAGTCGTCAAATCTATTGGTTGATAAAAACTGGAACGTTAAG GTCGGAGACTTTGGTCTCTCAAAACTCAAACATCAAACATTTCTCTCAACACTGACTGGAAAAGGAACG CCGCAGTGGATGGCTCCAGAGGTTCTCCGGAACGAGCGCTCAGATGAGAA GTCTGACGTATATAGCTATGGAGTAGTATTGTGGGAAATTGCCACGCAAAAGATTccttgggataacttcaactcaATGCAG GTAATTGGAGCTGTAGGCTTCATGGACCAACGACCTGACATCCCAAAAGAAATGGATCCACCATGGGTATCCATAATTGAGAGCTGTTGGCACAG TGACCCAAAATGCCGACCCACATTCCAGGAACTCCTAGAGATGTTAAAAGATCTGCAGAGACAGTATTCCGTTAAAGCCCAAGCATCCCGCGTTGCACAAGGTCATAGTACTACACTGGCACCAGATATTTGA
- the LOC113334759 gene encoding spindle assembly checkpoint kinase-like isoform X3 gives MGDNPSPLEQQQQLLKKIQELEAGHAHLQDEITKLTLSARPGHRNNNQRSHSVSPQRSRFSRRGGDEERNRGDSGQWKMGSASFGHSPLQRVNSSNSISRRRPSAEFSNPNKGSETAVVSFSNKQYLNILQSMGQSVHIFEPNGRVIHWNQMAESLYGYSASEALGQDIRTLIVDSRDYDEANQIVERNSLGENWTGQFTVKNKQGERFLVLATNTPFYDDNGSLVGIISVSGDTPPFREVVFPSSERKVPEVSTRSSPTSNTGVDSQQPLQVMIASKISNLASRMTNKVRSKMKTSDNTLEYETRDANSNSQRFDRWEDPCSSGASSPRGDLSSTPFGGHSQGSLRSQEQPTGHSGDDGDGDGKIGIHRRITSKAEAWIGKKGISWPWRGIEQDGSVARTTRDITVLNDDQQKSSDTIVKPEIQVVGSNQFENEAPGSWSSSLNATSLSSVSTSGSNSSSGIHEVDRETCSLDYDILWEDLTIGEQIGQGSCGTVYHGLWCGSDVAVKVFSKIEYSGDLLRAFRQEVLLMKRLRHPNVLLFMGAVASPQHMCIVTEFLPRGSLFQFLQRSTQKLDWRRRVLMALDIARGMNYLHCCNPPIVHRDLKSSNLLVDKNWNVKVGDFGLSKLKHQTFLSTLTGKGTPQWMAPEVLRNERSDEKSDVYSYGVVLWEIATQKIPWDNFNSMQASWTNDLTSQKKWIHHGYP, from the exons ATGGGTGACAATCCTTCACCACTAGAACAACAGCAACAACTCCTGAAGAAGATTCAGGAACTTGAAGCAGGACATGCCCATCTCCAAGATGAAATTACCAAATTGACTCTCTCTGCAAGACCAGGTCACAGGAACAACAATCAGAGGTCTCACTCTGTATCACCACAAAGATCCAGATTTTCAAGAAGAGGTGGTGATGAAGAAAGGAATAGGGGGGACTCTGGTCAATGGAAAATGGGTTCTGCTTCATTTGGACATTCTCCTTTACAGAGAGTCAATAGTAGTAATAGTATCAGTAGAAGAAGACCTAGTGCTGAGTTTTCAAATCCTAATAAAGGAAGTGAAACTGCTGTTGTTAGTTTTAGTAATAAACAGTATCTTAATATCTTGCAGTCCATGGGTCAATCTGTTCATATCTTTGAGCCTAATGGTCGCGTAATTCACTG GAATCAAATGGCTGAGAGCCTCTATGGTTATTCTGCATCAGAAGCGCTTGGTCAGGATATTCGCACTCTTATTGTTGATTCCAGAGACTATGATGAAGCTAATCAAATAGTGGAGAGGAATTCCTTAGGGGAGAATTGGACTGGACAGTTCACTGTCAAGAATAAACAAGGGGAAAGGTTTCTTGTCCTTGCAACCAATACGCCATTCTATGATGATAATGGTAGTTTGGTTGGGATTATTAGTGTATCTGGAGATACTCCGCCCTTTCGAGAGGTTGTATTCCCATCTTCTGAAAGAAAAGTTCCAGAAGTGTCTACCAGGAGTAGTCCAACTAGTAATACTGGTGTTGACTCTCAGCAACCTCTGCAAGTTATGATTGCCTCAAAGATTTCGAATCTG GCGTCCAGAATGACCAATAAAGTCCGATCGAAGATGAAGACGAGTGATAACACCTTAGAATATGAAACGCGTGATGCAAATTCAAATAGCCAACGTTTTGATCGTTGGGAGGATCCATGTTCCAGTGGAGCTAGCTCGCCTAGGGGAGACTTATCCTCAACTCCCTTTGGTGGTCATTCTCAGGGTTCTCTAAGATCCCAGGAACAGCCCACAGGACATTCTggtgatgatggtgatggtgatgggaaGATTGGGATCCACAGGAGAATAACCTCCAAGGCAGAGGCTTGGATTGGCAAGAAGGGGATATCCTGGCCATGGAGGGGAATTGAACAGGATGGCTCAGTAGCAAGGACTACACGTGATATTACGGTTTTGAATGATGATCAGCAGAAGAGTTCTGATACCATTGTAAAGCCGGAAATCCAGGTTGTAGGGAGTAATCAATTTGAAAATGAAGCCCCTGGTTCTTGGTCTTCTTCTCTGAATGCTACCAGCCTAAGCAGTGTAAGCACCAGTGGTAGTAACAGTAGCAGTGGTATTCATGAAGTTGATAGGGAAACATGTTCGTTGGATTATGATATTTTGTGGGAAGACTTAACGATTGGTGAACAAATAGGGCAAG GTTCATGCGGAACTGTGTATCATGGTCTTTGGTGTGGTTCG GATGTTGCAGTAAAGGTTTTTTCAAAGATCGAGTACTCGGGTGATTTGCTGCGTGCCTTTAGACAAGAG GTATTACTTATGAAGAGGCTGCGACATCCAAATGTGCTACTTTTTATGGGGGCAGTAGCATCACCTCAGCATATGTGCATTGTCACCGAGTTCCTGCCACG TGGAAGTTTATTTCAGTTCCTTCAAAGGAGCACCCAGAAATTAGATTGGAGGCGACGTGTTCTCATGGCCTTGGACATT GCACGGGGCATGAATTATCTTCATTGCTGCAACCCACCAATTGTCCACCGAGACTTGAAGTCGTCAAATCTATTGGTTGATAAAAACTGGAACGTTAAG GTCGGAGACTTTGGTCTCTCAAAACTCAAACATCAAACATTTCTCTCAACACTGACTGGAAAAGGAACG CCGCAGTGGATGGCTCCAGAGGTTCTCCGGAACGAGCGCTCAGATGAGAA GTCTGACGTATATAGCTATGGAGTAGTATTGTGGGAAATTGCCACGCAAAAGATTccttgggataacttcaactcaATGCAG GCTTCATGGACCAACGACCTGACATCCCAAAAGAAATGGATCCACCATGGGTATCCATAA